A DNA window from Ranitomeya imitator isolate aRanImi1 chromosome 2, aRanImi1.pri, whole genome shotgun sequence contains the following coding sequences:
- the RAB4B gene encoding ras-related protein Rab-4B, translated as MSETYDFLFKFLVIGSAGTGKSCLLHQFIESKFKQDSNHTIGVEFGSRIVNVGGKSVKLQIWDTAGQERFRSVTRSYYRGAAGALLVYDIASRESYNSLTNWLTDARTLASPNIIIILCGNKKDLDADREVTFLEASRFAQENELMFLETSALTGENVEEAFLKCARTILSKIDSGELDPERMGSGIQYGEASPRHAKHTHGTQLQNRQQCNC; from the exons ATTTTCTCTTCAAGTTCCTGGTCATCGGCAGCGCAGGGACGGGGAAGTCCTGCCTCCTCCACCAGTTCATCGAGAGCAAGT TTAAGCAAGACTCTAATCACACGATCGGAGTGGAGTTCGGCTCCAGGATTGTCAACGTGGGGGGTAAATCGGTGAAGCTGCAGATCTGGGATACTGCCGGACAGGAGAGATTTAG GTCAGTTACTCGcagttactacagaggagcagcgGGGGCGCTCTTAGTCTATGACATTGCAAG CCGAGAGAGTTACAACTCCTTGACCAACTGGCTCACCGATGCGCGGACGCTGGCCAGTCCCAACATTATCATTATTTTATGCGGTAACAAGAAGGACTTGGATGCCGACCGAGAGGTGACGTTTTTAGAGGCATCGCGCTTCGCCCAGGAAAATG AACTCATGTTCCTAGAAACAAGTGCACTGACCGGAGAGAATGTGGAGGAAGCTTTCTTAAAGTGTGCCCGGACAATATTAAGTAAAATAGATTCAG GTGAGCTGGATCCTGAGAGGATGGGATCTGGGATCCAGTACGGTGAAGCCTCGCCGCGGCATGCAAAGCACACGCACGGGACACAGCTACAGAACCGGCAGCAATGCAACTGTTAA